The genomic interval ACTCGTGGGGGTTCTTGTCGTAGACCCCGTCCACGTTGGTGGCCTTGAGGATGGCCCCCGCCCCGATCTCAATGGCCCGCAGGACGGCAGCGGTATCGGTCGTGAAGAACGGGTTGCCGGTGCCGGCGGCGAAGATGACGGTGCGGCCCTTCTCCAGGTGCCGAATGGCCCGGCGGCGGATGAAGGGCTCGGCCACCTCGCGCATCTCGATCGCCGTCTG from bacterium carries:
- a CDS encoding UMP kinase, producing QTAIEMREVAEPFIRRRAIRHLEKGRTVIFAAGTGNPFFTTDTAAVLRAIEIGAGAILKATNVDGVYDKNPHEYPDAVYLPRVSYLQALEQRLQVMDATAISLSMDNHLPIVVFNIHTQGNIVRAACGELVGTLVTEDA